TACTTTGCAACCACGGTCATTGGATTGACAATAATATAGATTCAAACAGGTTGGCCTGGTTTATGTAGATACAGAAACGCTGCAATTTTTCACACAACCTCCAACTACACACTGTCCAAGCTGCGAAATAAGACTGGAATCGCTTCACAGACCATTTCTGACACCCTTTTATAGAATAGCTTTAGGACTGCCTGTATAAAGAAATACCGCTGGAAACTGCAGTTCCTTTCTAACATTTGTTTTTTTGTCTGCGAGTGCACGTTTTTTTATTCAGACACTTTTTTTGGAGTGTGGTAGCAAGCAGCCTTGCGCTGTCTCCAAGTTAACAATTTCATTGCGGTGTCAATCATCGTTTACATGTGAATTTGTAGCAGTCTTTTGTGTTGTAACAAAACTGCCGCGGAATGTCTTCCTCGACCATTATTACACGCATTAACATTTTAATTGCACTTTTTTGTAGCTGCATCTTGATATGCGTTAAACTCTAGACCAACAAACCGTGTTTAGAAATTGCATTAGGTTTTCCCTTTGGCAGTTCGATGCGCCCCACTTAATTGGGAGGGGTGCAATTCCGAGCAAACCGTAAGGCATCATTTGGGCACTGATAGGTATGTTTCAGGGAACTAAGCGACAGGTGTCTGCCGGAATCAATCCATTTGTGGGATCTTATAAGCCCAGTAAGATACTGTTTTagtttttcacacacacacagataatttGAATATGTATATATCTGCCGTCTGGTCGCCTGCAAATCATCTAACAGCTGCAAATGAGCACATATTCTAGTTTTCACACAGTGGGAAAGTGTGCGCACAGCTGAAAGTGGAAAGTATACACTAAGCAGATGTTTAAGTTTAACGGTGCGCTGGCCCCTAATTTATTGCAAACCCGAATGTTTACAAATTTCTATTGTACGTGGATTTGAAGATATATTGCGACAACTTGCCGTAAAACATGATTTTTGTGAATGTAGTCAGCTAATAAATTGTAAAATCTAAAATGATTGGTCGCCAAATAATATATAACTCCCTCGGTAAAGATGGATTGACAATACAGCCCAGCATAGCACTTGGGAGTAGAACATGACAGCGTTTTTACAGTGCAACTACCTGCCAATGTTAACATCCACACCTATCATCTCCACTGCACAAGAGCTGCAAATATTGGGGAATATTACTGCACGGCAGATATTTCCCTGCATTAAATTTCGCCCATGCAATGCGTATTGTTACTCGCGCACATTGAAGTTTAAAAAAAGATTTCTCATCTGTGAACCCTTACACTATAGAATCAGGCTACAACAGTTTGAAGGGGACGTGTTAAATGATTGCACAGGCTGTAAACAGTCTAATTGGGCTCGTTCTGTGGCTGGGGCTCCATGTGAAAGGATGCCTGCTTGCTATTGATAAACTACCAGTGGATGTCGTTGTTTTCGGTGCCTGTGTGTGTGGAATGACACTCTCCGTCAGGGCACAGGATGACCTCGAGCTAGCAAGAGTTGTGCGCGTCATTCACTTTCTATGCAGACACAAGGCGCACAGACAGAGACCCAAAGGAAAGGGAGCCTCTCCTCGATACCGGGGCACAATAATGACTGATGCACAGTGTAGAAAGCGGTCTCCTAGCTAGAGAAAACAGGCATCGCTCTGCGTATTGTTCTGCTTTCAATCAAAGCGATTCACAGGTAACACAGGGCAGCCACCGAGAGAATGTAAAGGAATCTAGAAATTTTATTTCACCAGGTTTGGGGAAGTTTGATTGCTATTTTAATTTGCGATAACTGACCTTTCCGTGTCTTtgggtttgtgtttttttttctcaaacttAGGATCCTTCGTCGTGAGAAGCGAAGCTACACTGTGAAGGGAGAACAAAATGCGGTTGAGTTTATGGGAGTTTGTGTGCGCTTTTGTGGGTTTGAGCTGCCTGGTGGAAGGGGTCCGCGGGGGTTATGGCATGAGCATGTTTGCAGCCCAGCAGACTCCCCCCGACCCCTGCTACGACGAGAACAGCAACCCGAGGCGCTGTATCCCCGACTTCGTCAACTCGGCGTTCGGCAAAGAAGTGAGAGTGTCCAGCACTTGCGGCAAGCCTCCGTCTAGGTACTGCGTGGTGACCGAGAAAGGGGACGAGCGCTTCAGGAACTGCCACATCTGTGACGCCATGGACCCCAAGAAGGCTCACCCGCCAGCCTACCTAACCGACCTCAACAACCCCCACAACCTGACCTGCTGGCAATCGGAGAACTACGTTCAGTACCCCCAGAACgtgaccctcaccctctccctgggCAAGAAGTTCGAAGTCACGTACGTCAGTCTCCAATTCTGCTCCCCGCGCCCAGAATCGATGGCCATCTACAAATCGATGGACTATGGCAAGTCCTGGGTGCCCTTTCAGTTCTACTCGACCCAGTGTCGAAAAAtgtataacaagcccaacaaggctgTGATCACCAAGCAGAACGAGCAGGAGGCTATCTGCACCGACTCGCACACCGACATGCATCCATTCACTGGGGGCTTGATCGCTTTCAGCACCCTGGACGGCCGCCCCTCGGCTCACGATTTTGACAACAGCCCTGTCCTCCAAGACTGGGTCACCGCCACAGACATCAAAGTGGCCTTCAGCCGCCTGCACACCTTCGGCGACGAGAACCAAGACGACCCGGAGCTCGCCAGGGAGTCCTACTATTACGCCGTCTCGGACCTGCAGGTCGGGGGCCGCTGCAAGTGTAATGGCCACGCGTCCAGGTGCATCAAGGACCGAGACAGCAACCTGGTGTGTGACTGCAAGCACAACACCGCCGGCCCCGAGTGTGACCGATGTAAACCTTTCCACTACGACCGACCCTGGCAGAGAGCGACGGCCAGAGAGTCCAACGAGTGTGTGGGTAAGAGCAAACTTCCATTTCTTTTTTTGCAAGCCAGATCTTTTGCATCGCCACATAACCTCACCCCAGAACCCAGCGGGCGTGTGACCAAGAGAAAGCTTTCAGGCCAGGAGCTGGCTGAAATCTCCCACTAGTCAGGGCAGACAGCGGGCATGCGGGTGATAATGAGCCCTCACAGCTCCGAGCAACACATAGCTTTACATTCATATcccattcggggggggggggggtgatatttTCATAACTTTATATGATATTTCTTATGTTACGTCTCATGAGGCTGTTCTCGGTCTGTCATGTGTTTCCTACACATTGCAGCAAGAATCAGGCTCTCAATGTATCGTGTTAATGATCTGCTCAAAGCCCGACCCGACGCGACTGTTTGATCCAGGTTTTATATTCATTGACATTATTATAGGCGCGATATTTTGTGTATCAAAGGGCCATCGGGGTTTAATTGCTTTATGCGCACTGCCAATAGCTGGGGAGCCACCGACTGCTTCACAAAGTCGTTGTGACTCACAGTCCGCACACATTACGAACTAAAGCCGCTGGCGCAATAGTATTGGCATTCAATTGAAAGATGGCAATCTATCAATCGCGATCTTCTACACGCAGCGTGGCAATAACAATTGGCGACTGGTGCAGAGAGTGCATTGACAACAAATCTCATTCTACATACTTTGCTAAGTAAGATTTTTGGAAATTGATCTTGTTCAACGAAATGCCAGTAAGATTCATAGAGACCGCCTTTCATTATCTACAGATAATATTTCAAAGGCGAAGATTTTAAATAATCAATATCTAAATATCCATAACAGAACCTAATTACGTACAGTATTGGTAATCAATAACTTAGTGTTAATAGACAAGTCGGTCCCAAAGATTTGTCCGCTGCTATTTACGGATTGATGTCCATATTACGCGATTGGGACATTCAGGAACGGCCAGATGTGCAGAGATGAAAGCGGTGAAT
Above is a window of Pristiophorus japonicus isolate sPriJap1 chromosome 16, sPriJap1.hap1, whole genome shotgun sequence DNA encoding:
- the LOC139226692 gene encoding netrin-1 isoform X2, whose translation is MRLSLWEFVCAFVGLSCLVEGVRGGYGMSMFAAQQTPPDPCYDENSNPRRCIPDFVNSAFGKEVRVSSTCGKPPSRYCVVTEKGDERFRNCHICDAMDPKKAHPPAYLTDLNNPHNLTCWQSENYVQYPQNVTLTLSLGKKFEVTYVSLQFCSPRPESMAIYKSMDYGKSWVPFQFYSTQCRKMYNKPNKAVITKQNEQEAICTDSHTDMHPFTGGLIAFSTLDGRPSAHDFDNSPVLQDWVTATDIKVAFSRLHTFGDENQDDPELARESYYYAVSDLQVGGRCKCNGHASRCIKDRDSNLVCDCKHNTAGPECDRCKPFHYDRPWQRATARESNECVACNCNLHARRCRFNMELFKLSGRKSGGVCLNCRHNTAGRHCHYCKEGYYRDMTKPITHRKACKEIPVVPPTTAASSTEESADCDSYCKASKGKLKINMKKYCKKDYAVQAHILKSEKAGEWWKFTVNIISVYKQGVKRIRRGDQFLWVRSKDVACKCPKVKTGKKYLLLGNDEDSPDQNGVVANKTSLVIQWRDTWARRLRKFQQREKKGKCKKA
- the LOC139226692 gene encoding netrin-1 isoform X1, whose translation is MRLSLWEFVCAFVGLSCLVEGVRGGYGMSMFAAQQTPPDPCYDENSNPRRCIPDFVNSAFGKEVRVSSTCGKPPSRYCVVTEKGDERFRNCHICDAMDPKKAHPPAYLTDLNNPHNLTCWQSENYVQYPQNVTLTLSLGKKFEVTYVSLQFCSPRPESMAIYKSMDYGKSWVPFQFYSTQCRKMYNKPNKAVITKQNEQEAICTDSHTDMHPFTGGLIAFSTLDGRPSAHDFDNSPVLQDWVTATDIKVAFSRLHTFGDENQDDPELARESYYYAVSDLQVGGRCKCNGHASRCIKDRDSNLVCDCKHNTAGPECDRCKPFHYDRPWQRATARESNECVACNCNLHARRCRFNMELFKLSGRKSGGVCLNCRHNTAGRHCHYCKEGYYRDMTKPITHRKACKACDCHPVGAAGKTCNQTTGQCPCKDGVTGITCNRCAKGYQQSRSPIAPCIKIPVVPPTTAASSTEESADCDSYCKASKGKLKINMKKYCKKDYAVQAHILKSEKAGEWWKFTVNIISVYKQGVKRIRRGDQFLWVRSKDVACKCPKVKTGKKYLLLGNDEDSPDQNGVVANKTSLVIQWRDTWARRLRKFQQREKKGKCKKA